One region of Rhodophyticola sp. CCM32 genomic DNA includes:
- a CDS encoding sulfatase family protein, whose product MSKRPNILLLCTDQQRWDTLGATGNPYVNTPDIDRLYAEGAAVPHAYCQSPVCTPSRASFMTGRYPRTTGAYQNGQDLPPRERLISRILSEAGYACGLAGKLHVSACNPSIAPVHEPRHNDGFDSFHWSHHPSSSVRDQIDGTATDSAPNWPLNAHNMWLAERGKAYATEAFPDCAHIRIGPEAEDHQTTFCAEMARNFIQAHDISDTPWMYMVNFFDPHHPFDPPKAYLDRYLDQLDDLPLPSYRAGELEGKPPFRKKIMKAPIAAWRPFPIPR is encoded by the coding sequence ATGAGCAAACGACCCAATATCCTATTGCTGTGCACAGACCAGCAAAGGTGGGACACGCTGGGGGCCACGGGCAATCCTTATGTCAACACACCGGATATCGACCGCCTTTATGCCGAGGGTGCCGCCGTGCCGCATGCCTACTGCCAGAGCCCGGTCTGCACGCCGAGCCGTGCGAGTTTCATGACCGGACGGTATCCGCGCACCACCGGCGCGTATCAGAACGGTCAGGATCTGCCACCGAGGGAGCGGCTGATCTCCCGCATTCTCTCGGAGGCAGGATATGCCTGCGGCCTGGCAGGCAAGCTCCATGTCTCGGCCTGCAATCCGTCGATTGCCCCGGTGCACGAGCCGCGCCACAACGATGGTTTCGACAGCTTTCACTGGTCGCATCACCCGTCATCGTCGGTCCGCGATCAGATCGACGGCACAGCGACGGATTCAGCGCCCAATTGGCCGCTCAATGCGCATAATATGTGGCTGGCCGAGCGGGGCAAAGCCTATGCCACCGAAGCTTTCCCCGATTGCGCGCATATCCGCATCGGGCCGGAAGCCGAGGATCACCAAACCACGTTCTGCGCCGAAATGGCGCGGAATTTCATCCAGGCACATGACATCAGCGACACGCCCTGGATGTATATGGTGAATTTCTTCGACCCACATCACCCGTTCGACCCGCCCAAAGCTTATCTTGACCGCTATCTCGATCAACTGGACGACCTGCCATTGCCGAGCTACCGGGCGGGCGAGCTGGAGGGCAAACCCCCCTTCAGAAAAAAGATCATGAAAGCGCCTATTGCGGCCTGGCGGCCCTTCCCTATCCCGAGATGA
- a CDS encoding sulfatase family protein, with protein sequence MAALPYPEMTERDHRYVRAAYFAMCDLVSDQVGRIIEMLKETGQADDTLIVFMSDHGELLGDHGIYLKGPFFYEPSVHVPLVFHWPGRIRQGEVQGLVELVDLVPTLLDAVGLPPEQGVQGRSLWPQLTGKSREPHREDIYCEYYNAMPWHDDIGGANLTMLRTDTAKIVVQHGAGPGELYDLTKDPGEHVNLWDDAEASALQSALLKRLCDRMAGTIDPIAPRRAVW encoded by the coding sequence CTGGCGGCCCTTCCCTATCCCGAGATGACCGAGCGGGATCACCGCTACGTCCGGGCGGCCTATTTCGCCATGTGTGATCTGGTTTCGGATCAGGTTGGCCGGATCATCGAGATGCTGAAGGAAACCGGCCAGGCGGATGATACGCTTATCGTCTTCATGTCGGATCACGGAGAGCTTCTTGGGGATCATGGCATCTACCTGAAGGGGCCGTTTTTCTACGAACCCAGTGTCCATGTCCCGTTGGTGTTCCACTGGCCGGGCAGGATCAGGCAGGGTGAGGTTCAGGGTCTTGTCGAACTTGTCGATCTCGTACCGACACTGCTTGACGCCGTCGGCCTGCCGCCGGAACAGGGGGTTCAGGGACGCTCGCTCTGGCCGCAGTTGACCGGAAAGAGCCGGGAACCGCATCGCGAGGATATTTATTGCGAGTATTACAACGCCATGCCCTGGCATGACGATATCGGCGGCGCGAACCTGACGATGCTGCGGACCGACACGGCAAAGATCGTGGTTCAACACGGGGCCGGGCCGGGGGAGCTCTACGATCTGACAAAAGATCCGGGTGAGCATGTCAACTTGTGGGACGATGCCGAGGCCAGCGCGTTGCAATCTGCGTTGCTGAAACGCCTGTGCGACCGAATGGCCGGCACGATTGATCCCATCGCGCCCCGTCGCGCTGTTTGGTGA
- a CDS encoding ABC transporter ATP-binding protein has translation MPDIQLQAVCKNYGGLQVIHEVSMDVHQGEMLVFVGPSGCGKSTLLRMVAGLEEISGGTLRFGDKVMNDVRGSKRGVAMVFQSYALYPHMSVEDNMSFNLKVAGVGWAERHRRVKLAADMLQLTPYLARRPRELSGGQRQRVAIGRAIVREAEIFLFDEPLSNLDAALRISTRAEIAKLKKSLPDTTMIYVTHDQVEAMTLADRIVVLNAGQVEQIGTPEELYRAPRNRFVAGFIGAPSMNLLEGDILPDPGGARIRISDGLTLPSDSRTDKAERGAIGLRPEMLRLADPQSAEFEGRVDLVEYLGDVAILHIVLDGGALVLAKMAAPLTLDAGQMVHLSYDHAAAHLFGADGNRL, from the coding sequence ATGCCTGATATTCAACTTCAAGCTGTCTGCAAGAACTACGGTGGCTTGCAGGTGATCCACGAGGTCTCGATGGACGTGCATCAGGGCGAGATGCTGGTCTTCGTTGGTCCGTCCGGCTGCGGGAAATCAACGCTGTTGAGAATGGTCGCGGGGCTGGAGGAGATCAGCGGCGGAACGCTGCGGTTCGGCGACAAGGTGATGAACGATGTTCGGGGTTCCAAACGCGGTGTTGCGATGGTGTTCCAGTCCTATGCGCTTTATCCGCATATGAGCGTGGAGGACAACATGTCGTTCAACCTGAAAGTGGCCGGGGTCGGGTGGGCAGAGCGCCACCGGCGGGTCAAGCTTGCCGCCGACATGCTGCAACTGACCCCGTATCTCGCCCGCCGCCCCCGAGAGCTGTCCGGTGGCCAACGGCAGCGTGTTGCCATCGGCCGCGCCATCGTGCGGGAAGCAGAGATTTTCCTGTTCGATGAGCCCTTGTCGAACCTTGACGCCGCGCTCAGAATCTCGACCCGTGCCGAGATTGCCAAGCTGAAAAAGTCACTGCCCGATACGACGATGATCTATGTCACGCATGATCAGGTCGAGGCGATGACATTGGCTGATCGCATTGTCGTTCTGAACGCGGGTCAGGTGGAACAGATCGGGACACCCGAAGAGCTTTACCGCGCGCCGCGCAACCGTTTCGTGGCCGGCTTTATCGGGGCACCCTCGATGAACCTTCTGGAAGGCGACATCCTGCCGGATCCGGGGGGCGCGCGCATTCGGATATCGGATGGGCTCACGCTGCCATCCGACAGCCGGACCGACAAGGCCGAAAGGGGGGCGATCGGGCTGCGGCCCGAAATGCTGCGTCTGGCGGATCCGCAATCGGCGGAATTCGAGGGGCGCGTCGACCTGGTCGAATATCTCGGCGATGTCGCCATCCTGCATATCGTTCTGGATGGCGGCGCGCTTGTTCTGGCCAAAATGGCGGCCCCGCTCACGCTGGACGCGGGCCAGATGGTTCATTTGTCCTATGACCATGCGGCGGCGCATCTTTTCGGTGCGGATGGAAATCGTCTTTGA
- a CDS encoding alpha-L-arabinofuranosidase C-terminal domain-containing protein — protein sequence MSSAYDEEEGVMTFFMVNRHLTETLETSINLAGFGNAGRITLHEMIRHDDLEAVNTATAPDTVAPRPATGADLDGSTVNIALPSLSYQVLRIKI from the coding sequence ATTTCATCGGCCTATGACGAGGAAGAGGGTGTCATGACCTTCTTCATGGTCAACCGGCATCTGACCGAGACGCTTGAGACCAGCATCAATCTCGCGGGTTTCGGCAATGCAGGGCGGATCACCCTTCACGAGATGATCCGCCATGACGATCTTGAGGCCGTCAATACGGCCACCGCCCCCGACACTGTCGCGCCCCGGCCTGCCACGGGCGCCGATCTTGATGGCAGCACCGTTAACATCGCCCTGCCGAGCCTGAGCTATCAGGTTCTACGCATCAAGATCTGA
- a CDS encoding ABC transporter substrate-binding protein, producing MNLRSILAGTVLALGAVTSVPAVAEDTIINMATGFQIRSMDPVDQGFWMQEFGQGELLMKFQPDGSITPWLAESLTRIDDTTWVITIHDGVTFQNGRAMDVPAVLASIAYFRERSSGTQAVLPAVVTFTQTGPLEITVQTGVPVPELPNILAHESRLMMIDVETVLAVGEDYDHLIGAGIHTGPYRLVALDDQRMIAERYDAYWQGLPAMEGVELRFVSDVNARILAVQNGEVDIALYPPISAAPVFAATPNLNLALGAPSTGGFMGVMNVTDGPFEDIAVRMAVMEAINYSEIADAVFHGAKIPATGLYNPRFPWAVENYSFDMGAANARLDAAGWVREGDTRTRDGETLELILMIYPQQPDLVPLSNAVQAYLAEIGIASSIISVDSIREAALNDLVEWDLAMVATGTATVGAVSGFLNRYVACEGDRNYGGYCNVQMNSLIDRLDETVDPDERAVILADIQHILVEEDPYAFALTILVERALVSDAWSDYVPGVAWHHISWQTAPNT from the coding sequence ATGAACTTGCGTTCAATCCTGGCTGGCACGGTGCTGGCTCTTGGTGCGGTTACCTCGGTGCCCGCTGTCGCCGAAGACACGATCATCAATATGGCCACTGGCTTTCAGATCCGGTCCATGGACCCTGTCGATCAGGGGTTCTGGATGCAGGAATTTGGCCAGGGGGAGCTTTTGATGAAGTTCCAGCCCGATGGGTCCATTACGCCCTGGTTGGCCGAAAGCCTGACCCGTATCGATGATACGACCTGGGTCATCACGATCCACGATGGGGTGACATTCCAAAACGGGCGCGCGATGGACGTGCCTGCCGTTCTGGCCTCAATCGCGTATTTCCGTGAGCGCAGCAGCGGCACACAGGCCGTTCTCCCCGCTGTGGTGACCTTCACCCAGACCGGCCCGTTGGAGATTACGGTGCAAACCGGTGTTCCCGTGCCCGAATTGCCCAATATCCTTGCCCATGAAAGCCGCCTGATGATGATCGACGTCGAAACCGTTCTGGCGGTTGGCGAAGACTACGATCACCTGATCGGCGCCGGGATCCATACCGGCCCCTACCGTCTTGTCGCATTGGATGACCAACGCATGATCGCCGAGCGGTATGACGCCTACTGGCAAGGTCTACCTGCGATGGAGGGTGTCGAGTTGCGCTTCGTGTCGGACGTGAACGCGCGTATTCTTGCCGTGCAAAACGGCGAGGTCGATATCGCACTTTATCCGCCTATTTCCGCGGCACCCGTCTTTGCCGCAACCCCTAATCTCAACCTTGCTCTCGGAGCGCCCTCGACCGGGGGCTTCATGGGGGTGATGAACGTCACGGACGGGCCGTTCGAGGATATTGCGGTGCGCATGGCCGTGATGGAGGCGATCAATTATTCCGAGATCGCAGACGCTGTTTTCCACGGCGCAAAGATACCTGCGACGGGGCTATACAATCCGCGATTTCCCTGGGCTGTCGAAAACTATAGCTTTGACATGGGCGCGGCCAATGCGCGGCTTGATGCGGCGGGATGGGTCCGTGAAGGTGACACCCGCACCCGCGATGGCGAGACCCTTGAACTGATCTTGATGATCTATCCCCAGCAACCTGATCTGGTGCCGCTGAGCAATGCGGTGCAAGCCTATCTTGCGGAAATAGGCATCGCGTCCAGTATCATATCGGTCGACAGTATCCGCGAAGCCGCGCTGAATGATCTGGTCGAATGGGATCTTGCGATGGTCGCGACAGGAACCGCGACCGTTGGGGCCGTGAGCGGGTTCTTGAACCGTTATGTCGCATGCGAGGGGGATCGAAACTATGGCGGCTATTGCAACGTGCAAATGAACAGTCTGATCGACCGGTTGGATGAAACCGTGGACCCGGACGAGCGGGCGGTCATTCTGGCGGATATCCAGCACATTCTGGTCGAAGAGGATCCGTATGCATTCGCCCTGACAATTCTTGTGGAACGCGCTTTGGTCAGTGATGCCTGGTCTGATTACGTGCCGGGCGTCGCCTGGCATCACATCAGCTGGCAAACTGCGCCCAACACGTGA
- a CDS encoding ABC transporter permease, whose amino-acid sequence MITATVWRIVQAIATAFAASIVVWAILPLAPGDPATRVLLARGVQDPTAAEIEVAREVLGLNKPLLVQFWDWLGRVLQGDLGQSFTSRGSVTGEILDRLPATLILLGTALVVSIVLSMLLALVAAYYRDRWPDRLIRFYTQIGASLPTFIFGLLALQFIIVGFNIGRVLSDGIWTAALIPAFIIGIDRAAGWTQLLRAGLLEQMASGYADVARTRGATERRILLRHALPNAVLPFLTAIGVSIGALIGGAPLIEVIFTWPGLGAYLLEALTARNYPVIQAYVLIAAVSYVTAALLIDLLALAMDPRLREGRR is encoded by the coding sequence GTGATCACCGCAACGGTTTGGCGGATCGTCCAGGCGATTGCGACGGCATTTGCCGCCAGTATTGTCGTCTGGGCGATCCTGCCCTTGGCACCGGGCGATCCCGCGACACGCGTATTGCTGGCGCGCGGTGTGCAAGACCCGACCGCCGCCGAGATCGAGGTGGCGCGTGAAGTTCTGGGCCTTAACAAACCGCTGCTCGTGCAGTTCTGGGATTGGTTGGGGCGGGTGCTTCAGGGCGATCTGGGGCAGTCCTTTACCAGTCGTGGCTCGGTCACCGGTGAAATTCTTGATCGCTTGCCCGCGACATTGATCCTGCTGGGAACTGCGCTGGTTGTCTCGATTGTACTGTCGATGCTCCTTGCGCTTGTTGCCGCCTACTATCGTGACCGCTGGCCAGATCGTCTGATCCGGTTTTATACGCAGATCGGCGCCTCGCTGCCGACTTTCATATTCGGGTTGCTGGCGCTGCAATTCATTATCGTCGGCTTCAATATAGGCCGGGTGCTGTCGGACGGGATTTGGACAGCGGCCCTGATCCCGGCGTTCATCATCGGGATCGACCGTGCGGCAGGCTGGACCCAGCTTTTGCGCGCCGGCCTTCTGGAACAGATGGCCAGCGGCTACGCCGATGTGGCCCGCACCCGTGGTGCAACGGAACGGCGTATCCTGTTGCGCCATGCCCTGCCAAACGCGGTTTTGCCATTTCTGACAGCCATCGGTGTCAGTATCGGCGCCCTGATCGGCGGCGCGCCCCTGATCGAGGTTATTTTCACCTGGCCCGGCCTTGGGGCCTATCTGCTGGAGGCGCTGACCGCTCGCAACTATCCGGTTATCCAGGCCTATGTTCTGATCGCTGCAGTGTCGTATGTGACCGCTGCCTTGCTGATTGACCTGCTTGCGCTGGCGATGGACCCCCGCTTGCGCGAGGGCCGAAGATGA
- a CDS encoding ABC transporter permease produces the protein MSLLDLTRPKVAPFVGDRRIVLRLWRHRAGRLGILLAMAVLGFAIIGMFWAPHAPDVPNYINAMKGPSLSHPFGTDATGRDIFSRAMDGAHRSIGAAMFVLGAVFAIGLVLGTFAGLAGGIIDTLIMRMVDIALTLPGLVLAFAVLGILGPGFLNLLIALIVADWAWYARLARSMALNARHKPHVIAAQMAGIPHWRIILGHILPGVALQLGIIATLALGGMIGAISGFSFLGLGVQPPHAEWGAMLSESRLFFSVAPWLLVAPAALIFLSVLAANLLGNALRDVASPKEH, from the coding sequence ATGAGCTTGCTGGACCTCACGCGCCCCAAAGTTGCGCCCTTCGTCGGTGACCGGCGCATCGTCTTGCGCCTGTGGCGGCATAGGGCCGGTCGGCTAGGCATTCTGCTTGCCATGGCCGTGCTTGGTTTTGCCATCATCGGCATGTTCTGGGCGCCACACGCGCCGGACGTGCCCAACTACATCAACGCCATGAAAGGCCCCAGCCTGTCGCATCCCTTCGGTACCGACGCCACGGGCCGGGATATCTTCAGCCGGGCGATGGATGGCGCGCACCGCTCTATCGGTGCGGCGATGTTCGTTTTGGGGGCCGTCTTTGCAATTGGATTGGTCCTGGGCACATTTGCGGGCCTTGCGGGTGGGATCATAGACACGCTTATCATGCGGATGGTCGATATCGCACTAACGCTTCCGGGACTTGTGTTGGCCTTCGCGGTGCTCGGAATTCTGGGGCCGGGCTTTCTCAACCTGTTGATTGCGCTGATCGTGGCGGATTGGGCGTGGTATGCACGGCTGGCGCGGTCCATGGCACTGAATGCACGCCACAAGCCCCACGTCATCGCGGCGCAGATGGCGGGTATTCCACACTGGCGCATTATTCTGGGTCATATCCTGCCCGGCGTCGCTTTGCAGCTCGGGATTATCGCGACCCTCGCGCTTGGCGGCATGATCGGTGCGATCTCGGGGTTTTCGTTTCTGGGCCTCGGCGTGCAGCCGCCCCATGCCGAATGGGGGGCCATGTTATCGGAATCGCGGCTGTTCTTTTCCGTAGCGCCCTGGCTTCTTGTCGCCCCGGCGGCGCTTATTTTCCTTTCAGTTCTGGCGGCGAATTTACTGGGCAATGCGCTGCGTGACGTGGCCAGCCCAAAGGAACACTAG
- a CDS encoding ABC transporter ATP-binding protein, with protein MAPVLDCDGLTITYPSGETPVRDVSFQVHPGECFALVGGSGAGKSTIAKALIGLHRKGTRVTGALRLNGHDMTTADRPTWQAARGRQVGFIAQNPWAACDPLRTVRDHVAEAWRSHGLAPDWHDIARRLEGLGVDQASGRMGQHPHTWSGGMLQRASITAAAALDCPLIIADEPTSALDADRAQAVMDALRALGRAVVLISHDVELVLRNADRISVLHDGRLVETGTSETLRRAPVHAETRRLLSVLAPFPARPAIPCPASILRLSNVAVRYTQGRINALSGVSLEIAAGEIVGLQGPSGCGKSTLLRLVMGLEKPTSGEIFRRPELSNPAAVLPIFQDPVASLVPHWPIWRSVAEPLTAPHRPRIARAVARDQAQAALASVGLERIDPEARPAELSIGQCQRAAIARAMIARPALITADEPTSALDGPSTHKIGLLLREAAKAGTAVLMVSHDHGLLSRLADRIVAMTQGRTPPAPINDARASLGADRQ; from the coding sequence ATGGCGCCTGTTCTAGACTGCGATGGCCTGACCATCACCTATCCTTCGGGTGAAACGCCTGTGCGCGATGTCTCGTTTCAGGTGCATCCAGGAGAGTGTTTCGCTTTGGTGGGCGGGTCGGGCGCAGGGAAATCGACGATCGCCAAGGCGTTGATCGGCTTGCATCGCAAGGGTACGCGCGTGACCGGAGCACTGCGTCTGAATGGGCATGACATGACCACCGCTGACAGGCCGACATGGCAAGCGGCACGTGGCCGGCAAGTCGGGTTCATTGCACAAAACCCATGGGCGGCCTGTGATCCGCTACGCACTGTGCGTGATCATGTGGCAGAGGCTTGGCGCAGCCACGGCCTTGCGCCGGACTGGCACGACATTGCGCGACGTCTGGAGGGCCTGGGTGTGGATCAGGCGTCTGGGCGTATGGGGCAGCATCCGCATACTTGGAGCGGTGGTATGCTGCAACGCGCGTCAATCACGGCAGCAGCGGCGCTGGACTGCCCGCTGATCATCGCGGACGAGCCGACCAGCGCCCTTGACGCGGACCGCGCGCAGGCGGTGATGGATGCCTTGCGTGCGCTGGGGCGCGCTGTTGTATTGATCAGCCATGACGTTGAACTGGTCTTGCGCAACGCCGACCGGATCAGTGTTCTGCACGATGGACGCTTGGTGGAAACCGGCACATCCGAAACCTTGCGACGCGCGCCGGTGCATGCCGAAACCCGTCGCCTGTTAAGCGTGCTCGCGCCGTTTCCAGCCCGCCCCGCAATCCCTTGCCCTGCTTCGATACTGCGTCTGTCGAATGTCGCTGTCCGGTATACTCAAGGGCGCATCAATGCCCTGAGCGGCGTATCACTGGAGATCGCAGCGGGTGAAATCGTCGGGCTGCAAGGGCCGTCGGGCTGCGGGAAATCCACGCTCTTGCGGTTGGTCATGGGATTGGAAAAGCCAACGTCCGGCGAGATATTCCGGAGACCCGAGCTTTCGAATCCCGCGGCTGTTCTGCCTATCTTTCAGGACCCGGTTGCCAGTCTGGTGCCACACTGGCCGATCTGGCGCTCGGTTGCCGAGCCATTGACCGCACCCCACAGGCCCCGCATTGCGCGTGCCGTTGCCCGGGACCAAGCCCAGGCGGCCCTCGCTTCCGTCGGTCTGGAGAGGATCGACCCCGAAGCCCGCCCCGCCGAACTTTCCATTGGCCAGTGCCAGCGGGCCGCGATTGCGCGCGCGATGATCGCACGGCCCGCATTGATCACCGCCGATGAGCCGACAAGCGCCCTTGACGGTCCATCGACCCACAAAATCGGCCTGTTGCTGCGCGAAGCCGCAAAGGCAGGCACGGCGGTGTTGATGGTAAGCCACGATCATGGCCTGCTCAGCCGGTTGGCGGACCGTATTGTCGCAATGACACAAGGGCGTACACCCCCCGCCCCGATTAACGATGCGCGGGCCAGCTTGGGTGCAGATCGTCAATGA
- a CDS encoding MFS transporter — protein MWQILAIKQFRHLFAAQIVALIGTGLSTVALGLLAFDLSGGNAALVLSGIFTVKMICYVAIAPIAGAIAENLPRQSILVSLDLVRAAVALCFPFVTEVWQVFGLVAVLQAASASFTPVFQATIPDILTDEADYTRALSLSRLAYDLETMFSPLLAAVLLTLVGFDVLFSVTSAGFLVSAVLVGSVVIPYVVAGGPPRSIYERTTRGIRTYFATPRLRALLALCFAVSSVGAMVLVNTVILIQGDLGLSQSDLAVTMAAFGAGSMVAALWVPRALEAVSDRSIMLPAAALMGTALIALAVWIALFDLNWAAILVTWFAVGLGYSTILTPSGRLLRRSSNTQNRTSLFAAQFALSHLCWLITYPLAGALLTWAGVQLALVVLGALAFAGLIIAHRQWPDPDPLVIAHSHPELSKDHPHMKEHDGHHHPFVIDDLHPSWPAHR, from the coding sequence TTGTGGCAGATACTCGCGATAAAACAGTTTCGCCATCTGTTTGCAGCCCAAATTGTTGCATTGATTGGCACTGGCCTTTCGACGGTTGCACTCGGACTTTTGGCATTTGATCTGAGTGGCGGCAACGCAGCGCTCGTGTTGAGCGGGATCTTCACCGTCAAGATGATCTGCTATGTTGCCATCGCACCAATCGCAGGCGCTATCGCTGAAAATCTACCACGCCAGAGCATACTGGTTTCGCTTGATCTGGTCCGGGCGGCGGTGGCGCTGTGTTTTCCGTTCGTGACTGAGGTATGGCAGGTTTTCGGGCTGGTCGCCGTGCTGCAAGCTGCCTCTGCAAGCTTCACGCCCGTGTTTCAAGCGACTATTCCCGATATTCTGACAGATGAGGCAGACTATACGCGGGCCTTGTCCCTGTCGCGTCTTGCCTATGATTTGGAAACGATGTTTAGCCCTCTTCTGGCGGCGGTACTTTTGACATTGGTGGGATTTGATGTCCTTTTTTCAGTGACCTCCGCCGGGTTTCTTGTCTCGGCGGTTCTTGTCGGGTCGGTGGTGATACCTTACGTCGTTGCAGGCGGCCCTCCGCGCTCTATCTACGAGCGGACGACACGCGGCATACGCACCTATTTTGCCACGCCACGATTGCGTGCCCTTCTGGCACTTTGCTTTGCCGTTTCATCGGTGGGTGCGATGGTTCTGGTCAATACCGTCATTCTGATTCAAGGCGATCTCGGCTTGTCGCAAAGTGACCTGGCCGTGACGATGGCGGCGTTTGGTGCAGGGTCAATGGTTGCAGCATTATGGGTTCCGCGTGCGTTGGAAGCAGTATCGGACAGGTCGATCATGTTACCGGCCGCAGCGCTGATGGGAACGGCGCTGATTGCGCTGGCGGTCTGGATCGCATTGTTCGATCTAAATTGGGCCGCTATTTTGGTGACGTGGTTTGCTGTTGGCCTTGGATATTCGACCATCCTCACCCCATCGGGCCGTTTGCTGCGCCGCTCATCAAATACACAGAACCGCACCTCCCTTTTTGCGGCGCAATTTGCGCTGTCTCATCTGTGTTGGCTGATCACCTACCCGCTGGCCGGAGCACTTCTGACATGGGCAGGCGTGCAGCTTGCCTTGGTGGTTCTGGGCGCATTGGCTTTTGCCGGGCTGATCATCGCACACAGGCAATGGCCCGATCCCGACCCTTTGGTCATCGCGCATAGCCATCCCGAGCTGTCGAAGGATCACCCGCACATGAAAGAACATGATGGTCACCATCACCCGTTCGTCATTGACGATCTGCACCCAAGCTGGCCCGCGCATCGTTAA
- a CDS encoding cupin domain-containing protein, whose protein sequence is MDKGITPAASGLNDVSWNVVGHTYVPKLHSPNAFIWHATIPADTFVPPHIHPTQDEWIIMLDGHLEVEFLGDVHKAGPGDMIAMPMGQAHGIFNRSGAEATCVFGVAPSRKLYDLFTQLDGVTDPAELVRLSALHEVDFLPPPDAA, encoded by the coding sequence ATGGACAAAGGGATCACGCCCGCCGCAAGCGGCCTGAATGATGTCAGCTGGAATGTCGTTGGCCACACATATGTGCCGAAACTACACAGCCCCAATGCCTTTATCTGGCACGCCACGATACCCGCCGACACGTTTGTACCGCCCCATATTCACCCCACCCAGGATGAATGGATTATCATGCTGGACGGTCATCTTGAGGTTGAATTCCTGGGCGATGTGCACAAGGCGGGCCCGGGTGACATGATCGCAATGCCGATGGGGCAGGCCCATGGCATCTTCAACCGTTCGGGGGCTGAGGCAACCTGCGTGTTCGGTGTTGCGCCGTCGCGCAAGCTTTATGACCTTTTCACGCAATTGGACGGTGTCACCGACCCTGCCGAACTGGTGCGCCTGTCAGCGCTGCATGAGGTTGATTTCCTGCCTCCGCCGGATGCGGCATGA